The Nycticebus coucang isolate mNycCou1 chromosome 15, mNycCou1.pri, whole genome shotgun sequence genome has a segment encoding these proteins:
- the IL17D gene encoding interleukin-17D isoform X2, translating to MLGTLVWMLVAGFLLALPPCRAAGTARVGRRPARQRSCADRPEELLEQLYGRLAAGVFGAFHHTLQLGPREQARNASCPAGGRPADRRFRPPTNLRSVSPWAYRDLWKSPPRELTCMWIVQKYGQSLSRPWVSETAGVEAWEAHSEPRISYDPKRYPKYLPEAYCLCRGCLTGLFGEEDLRFRSAPVYVPTVVLRRTAACAGGRAVYTEDYVTIPVGCTCVPEQEKDADSLNSSIDKQGAKLLLGPHDEPARP from the exons ATGCTGGGGACCCTG GTCTGGATGCTGGTGGCCGGCTTCCTGCTGGCGCTGCCACCCTGCCGGGCTGCAGGCACAGCGAGAGTGGGTAGGCGCCCGGCGCGGCAGCGGAGCTGTGCGGACCGGCCGGAGGAGCTTCTTGAGCAGCTTTACGGGCGGCTGGCGGCCGGCGTGTTCGGCGCCTTCCACCACACCCTGCAGCTGGGGCCGCGCGAGCAAGCGCGCAACGCGAGCTGCCCGGCAGGGGGCAGGCCGGCCGACCGCCGCTTCCGTCCGCCCACCAACCTGCGCAGCGTTTCGCCCTGGGCCTACAG GGACCTGTGGAAGTCCCCTCCAAGGGAACTGACCTGCATGTGGATAGTACAGAAGTACGGACAGTCCTTGAGTCGCCCATGGGTCTCAGAGACTGCTGGTGTGGAGGCCTGGGAAGCACACTCTGAACCCAG AATTTCCTACGACCCCAAGAGGTACCCGAAGTACCTGCCCGAAGCCTACTGCCTGTGCCGGGGCTGCCTGACCGGGCTGTTCGGGGAGGAGGACCTGCGCTTCCGCAGCGCCCCGGTCTACGTGCCCACCGTGGTCCTGCGCCGCACGGCCGCCTGCGCTGGGGGCCGCGCCGTCTACACCGAGGACTACGTCACCATCCCGGTGGGCTGCACCTGCGTCCCTGAGCAGGAGAAGGACGCGGACAGCCTCAACTCCAGCATCGACAAACAGGGCGCCAAGCTCCTGCTCGGCCCCCACGATGAGCCGGCCCGCCCCTGA
- the IL17D gene encoding interleukin-17D isoform X4 gives MLGTLVWMLVAGFLLALPPCRAAGTARVGRRPARQRSCADRPEELLEQLYGRLAAGVFGAFHHTLQLGPREQARNASCPAGGRPADRRFRPPTNLRSVSPWAYRISYDPKRYPKYLPEAYCLCRGCLTGLFGEEDLRFRSAPVYVPTVVLRRTAACAGGRAVYTEDYVTIPVGCTCVPEQEKDADSLNSSIDKQGAKLLLGPHDEPARP, from the exons ATGCTGGGGACCCTG GTCTGGATGCTGGTGGCCGGCTTCCTGCTGGCGCTGCCACCCTGCCGGGCTGCAGGCACAGCGAGAGTGGGTAGGCGCCCGGCGCGGCAGCGGAGCTGTGCGGACCGGCCGGAGGAGCTTCTTGAGCAGCTTTACGGGCGGCTGGCGGCCGGCGTGTTCGGCGCCTTCCACCACACCCTGCAGCTGGGGCCGCGCGAGCAAGCGCGCAACGCGAGCTGCCCGGCAGGGGGCAGGCCGGCCGACCGCCGCTTCCGTCCGCCCACCAACCTGCGCAGCGTTTCGCCCTGGGCCTACAG AATTTCCTACGACCCCAAGAGGTACCCGAAGTACCTGCCCGAAGCCTACTGCCTGTGCCGGGGCTGCCTGACCGGGCTGTTCGGGGAGGAGGACCTGCGCTTCCGCAGCGCCCCGGTCTACGTGCCCACCGTGGTCCTGCGCCGCACGGCCGCCTGCGCTGGGGGCCGCGCCGTCTACACCGAGGACTACGTCACCATCCCGGTGGGCTGCACCTGCGTCCCTGAGCAGGAGAAGGACGCGGACAGCCTCAACTCCAGCATCGACAAACAGGGCGCCAAGCTCCTGCTCGGCCCCCACGATGAGCCGGCCCGCCCCTGA
- the IL17D gene encoding interleukin-17D isoform X3 has protein sequence MTRRRGVSLRGGGSERGWHGRAPRAQRRGGGAGAGMACPGVWMLVAGFLLALPPCRAAGTARVGRRPARQRSCADRPEELLEQLYGRLAAGVFGAFHHTLQLGPREQARNASCPAGGRPADRRFRPPTNLRSVSPWAYRISYDPKRYPKYLPEAYCLCRGCLTGLFGEEDLRFRSAPVYVPTVVLRRTAACAGGRAVYTEDYVTIPVGCTCVPEQEKDADSLNSSIDKQGAKLLLGPHDEPARP, from the exons ATGACGAGGCGTAGGGGCGTGAGTCTGCGAGGCGGCGGGTCCGAGCGCGGCTGGCACGGGCGGGCTCCGCGGGCGCAGCGTCGAGGTGGCGGGGCCGGCGCCGGCATGGCGTGCCCCGGG GTCTGGATGCTGGTGGCCGGCTTCCTGCTGGCGCTGCCACCCTGCCGGGCTGCAGGCACAGCGAGAGTGGGTAGGCGCCCGGCGCGGCAGCGGAGCTGTGCGGACCGGCCGGAGGAGCTTCTTGAGCAGCTTTACGGGCGGCTGGCGGCCGGCGTGTTCGGCGCCTTCCACCACACCCTGCAGCTGGGGCCGCGCGAGCAAGCGCGCAACGCGAGCTGCCCGGCAGGGGGCAGGCCGGCCGACCGCCGCTTCCGTCCGCCCACCAACCTGCGCAGCGTTTCGCCCTGGGCCTACAG AATTTCCTACGACCCCAAGAGGTACCCGAAGTACCTGCCCGAAGCCTACTGCCTGTGCCGGGGCTGCCTGACCGGGCTGTTCGGGGAGGAGGACCTGCGCTTCCGCAGCGCCCCGGTCTACGTGCCCACCGTGGTCCTGCGCCGCACGGCCGCCTGCGCTGGGGGCCGCGCCGTCTACACCGAGGACTACGTCACCATCCCGGTGGGCTGCACCTGCGTCCCTGAGCAGGAGAAGGACGCGGACAGCCTCAACTCCAGCATCGACAAACAGGGCGCCAAGCTCCTGCTCGGCCCCCACGATGAGCCGGCCCGCCCCTGA
- the IL17D gene encoding interleukin-17D isoform X1: MTRRRGVSLRGGGSERGWHGRAPRAQRRGGGAGAGMACPGVWMLVAGFLLALPPCRAAGTARVGRRPARQRSCADRPEELLEQLYGRLAAGVFGAFHHTLQLGPREQARNASCPAGGRPADRRFRPPTNLRSVSPWAYRDLWKSPPRELTCMWIVQKYGQSLSRPWVSETAGVEAWEAHSEPRISYDPKRYPKYLPEAYCLCRGCLTGLFGEEDLRFRSAPVYVPTVVLRRTAACAGGRAVYTEDYVTIPVGCTCVPEQEKDADSLNSSIDKQGAKLLLGPHDEPARP, translated from the exons ATGACGAGGCGTAGGGGCGTGAGTCTGCGAGGCGGCGGGTCCGAGCGCGGCTGGCACGGGCGGGCTCCGCGGGCGCAGCGTCGAGGTGGCGGGGCCGGCGCCGGCATGGCGTGCCCCGGG GTCTGGATGCTGGTGGCCGGCTTCCTGCTGGCGCTGCCACCCTGCCGGGCTGCAGGCACAGCGAGAGTGGGTAGGCGCCCGGCGCGGCAGCGGAGCTGTGCGGACCGGCCGGAGGAGCTTCTTGAGCAGCTTTACGGGCGGCTGGCGGCCGGCGTGTTCGGCGCCTTCCACCACACCCTGCAGCTGGGGCCGCGCGAGCAAGCGCGCAACGCGAGCTGCCCGGCAGGGGGCAGGCCGGCCGACCGCCGCTTCCGTCCGCCCACCAACCTGCGCAGCGTTTCGCCCTGGGCCTACAG GGACCTGTGGAAGTCCCCTCCAAGGGAACTGACCTGCATGTGGATAGTACAGAAGTACGGACAGTCCTTGAGTCGCCCATGGGTCTCAGAGACTGCTGGTGTGGAGGCCTGGGAAGCACACTCTGAACCCAG AATTTCCTACGACCCCAAGAGGTACCCGAAGTACCTGCCCGAAGCCTACTGCCTGTGCCGGGGCTGCCTGACCGGGCTGTTCGGGGAGGAGGACCTGCGCTTCCGCAGCGCCCCGGTCTACGTGCCCACCGTGGTCCTGCGCCGCACGGCCGCCTGCGCTGGGGGCCGCGCCGTCTACACCGAGGACTACGTCACCATCCCGGTGGGCTGCACCTGCGTCCCTGAGCAGGAGAAGGACGCGGACAGCCTCAACTCCAGCATCGACAAACAGGGCGCCAAGCTCCTGCTCGGCCCCCACGATGAGCCGGCCCGCCCCTGA